In Pedobacter sp. SL55, the following proteins share a genomic window:
- a CDS encoding T9SS type A sorting domain-containing protein yields MKKLLLSLLLVIGIAATGFGQIFSQNFTSSSTLASYISATPNNGQFNNIGTSNANSTVSIVSDALQFTHINSTAGTASFSRTTDFSGPPTFLAIKFRLSVSGTSVAQQTVASFATGSGFGTGNGVESNSSIHSRFGVNLTATDGTFALRDLTTALNSVNLVGPQDISFFVNNTGGSKMYIAPDGSSDAIADDTWELWAGTNKLFDGRASETPAQTLTDMKFVVSWTTANNGVSINVTNIVINDQTTALPVELTTFTAKANLQNVDLAWATASERNNSHFEILRSGDGKTFTKIGQVKGTGTTDIAQNYAFIDKDALPGVNYYQLNQIDYNGNPTLSKIEAVKSNVAATNFKVVANKQDGNIKLTIFAANEGKATLKIYDLNGRKITEQELSLSKGYANLSVPISGASGLHIASLTTATETITQKFIQ; encoded by the coding sequence ATGAAAAAACTTTTACTGTCTTTACTACTTGTTATTGGGATAGCTGCTACTGGATTTGGGCAGATATTTTCGCAGAATTTCACGAGCTCTTCGACTTTAGCAAGCTATATAAGCGCTACTCCTAACAATGGACAATTTAATAACATAGGCACATCCAACGCAAATTCTACTGTAAGCATTGTGAGTGACGCATTACAATTTACACATATTAACTCTACTGCTGGCACTGCCTCTTTTTCGAGAACAACTGATTTTAGCGGACCTCCTACTTTTTTAGCTATTAAGTTTAGACTATCTGTATCTGGTACTTCGGTTGCACAACAAACCGTAGCGAGTTTTGCTACAGGATCAGGCTTTGGAACAGGAAATGGTGTTGAAAGTAATAGCTCAATACATAGTCGATTTGGCGTAAACCTTACGGCTACTGATGGAACTTTTGCTTTACGAGACCTTACTACAGCATTAAATAGCGTAAATTTAGTAGGACCTCAGGATATTTCTTTTTTTGTGAATAATACAGGTGGATCAAAAATGTATATAGCACCAGACGGGTCAAGTGATGCGATTGCTGACGATACTTGGGAACTATGGGCTGGCACAAACAAACTTTTTGATGGTAGAGCTTCTGAAACACCTGCGCAAACGCTAACAGATATGAAATTTGTTGTAAGCTGGACTACCGCTAATAATGGAGTAAGTATAAATGTTACAAACATTGTTATCAACGACCAAACAACCGCTCTCCCTGTTGAACTTACCACCTTCACAGCCAAAGCCAACCTGCAAAACGTAGATTTAGCTTGGGCTACAGCATCAGAAAGAAACAATTCTCATTTTGAGATTTTACGCTCTGGCGATGGTAAAACTTTCACTAAAATTGGGCAAGTGAAAGGTACTGGCACAACTGATATTGCCCAAAATTATGCTTTTATTGATAAAGATGCTTTGCCAGGCGTAAACTACTACCAACTTAATCAAATAGACTACAACGGCAACCCAACACTTTCTAAAATTGAGGCGGTAAAATCTAACGTAGCAGCTACAAACTTTAAAGTGGTAGCCAATAAACAAGACGGGAACATTAAGCTTACCATATTTGCTGCTAATGAAGGCAAAGCAACTTTGAAAATTTACGATTTGAATGGACGTAAAATTACAGAGCAAGAATTAAGTTTAAGTAAAGGCTATGCTAACCTATCAGTGCCTATTAGTGGCGCAAGTGGTTTACACATTGCATCATTAACTACCGCTACAGAAACAATTACGCAAAAATTTATTCAGTAA
- a CDS encoding DUF4293 domain-containing protein produces the protein MIQRIQSIWLLLAAITIVCLLIVPTIGVAANNGYYTLNGFGLQLEGAKEQVKNIPLLVSIILAGLISFINIFNFRNRKLQIRIASLNIFLILALSFWLSRIINGIQGIKTLDIEPGLLLPLVAIIFTLLAIRGIKQDEKLIRSADRLR, from the coding sequence ATGATACAGAGAATTCAATCTATTTGGCTTTTACTAGCCGCAATTACCATTGTATGCTTGTTAATAGTGCCTACCATTGGCGTAGCTGCCAACAATGGATACTATACATTAAATGGTTTCGGACTACAATTAGAGGGAGCAAAAGAGCAAGTTAAAAACATTCCACTTTTGGTAAGCATTATTTTAGCTGGGCTAATTAGTTTCATTAATATCTTTAACTTTAGAAACAGGAAGTTGCAGATCCGCATTGCTTCGTTAAATATCTTTTTAATCTTGGCTTTATCATTTTGGTTATCTCGAATTATCAATGGTATCCAGGGTATAAAAACACTTGATATTGAACCCGGATTACTGTTGCCCTTAGTGGCTATTATTTTTACTTTATTGGCCATTAGGGGAATTAAGCAAGATGAAAAGCTAATTCGTTCTGCCGACAGATTACGATAA
- a CDS encoding DEAD/DEAH box helicase: MINPFSKLGISDDVVNAVKELGFENPTPIQEQSIPVLLEGSNDFVGLAQTGTGKTAAFGLPLLELIDFKSNKPQALILCPTRELCLQIANDIKNFSKNTQNAHVVAVYGGANIMQQLREIRNGVQIVVATPGRMLDIIGRKAIDFSNVKYVVLDEADEMLNMGFQEDINDILSTTPDDKKTWLFSATMPPEVRRIAKNYMENPVELTMGTKNTGNVNIEHEYYIVKARDKYAALKRIVDYNPDIFGVVFCKTKMDTQDVAERLIKDGYNADALHGDLSQQQRDKVMQRFRDRNMQLLIATDVAARGIDVNNVTHVVNYALPDEIESYTHRSGRTGRAGKTGVSICIINAKETGKIRQIERIIGKQFTKAELPTGFDVCEKQLFGLIHRVHNVEVNEEQINKYMSRINDEFADLSKEDVIKKFASLEFNRFLEYYQNAPDLNLSADDRFDRGERGERGERGDRRERGERGERGGRGAEAGYARLFINVGSVDDFTRGDLLSFVCNHGRISGKAVGKIDLKGVFSFVEVESATAETLMANFKDVQYNGREVRIEVSGDAPRSSRGGDRGDRGGRGGFGGERRGGGERRGGYGGDRRGGERSGSGRRDRGERSERSGGGNSEGGFRDFSGRSREERSAGSGRREGGERSRRRS, from the coding sequence ATGATAAACCCATTTAGTAAATTGGGGATAAGTGATGACGTTGTTAATGCCGTAAAAGAGCTAGGATTCGAAAATCCTACGCCTATTCAGGAGCAATCTATTCCTGTACTGTTAGAAGGTAGTAACGACTTTGTTGGTTTGGCCCAAACAGGAACAGGAAAAACAGCCGCATTTGGTTTGCCGCTGTTAGAATTAATAGACTTTAAGAGCAATAAGCCGCAGGCACTAATTTTGTGCCCTACGCGTGAGCTATGTCTGCAGATTGCAAACGACATCAAAAATTTCTCTAAAAACACGCAGAATGCACATGTAGTTGCCGTTTACGGTGGCGCTAACATTATGCAACAACTACGCGAAATACGCAATGGCGTACAAATTGTAGTGGCCACGCCCGGCCGTATGTTAGATATTATTGGCCGTAAAGCCATTGATTTTTCTAACGTTAAATATGTAGTATTGGATGAAGCCGATGAAATGTTAAACATGGGCTTCCAAGAAGACATCAACGACATTTTATCGACAACACCAGACGATAAAAAAACATGGTTATTCTCTGCTACTATGCCTCCAGAGGTACGTCGCATTGCTAAAAACTACATGGAAAACCCTGTAGAATTAACTATGGGCACAAAAAACACAGGTAACGTTAACATTGAACATGAGTACTACATTGTAAAAGCTCGTGATAAATATGCTGCCCTAAAACGTATTGTAGATTATAACCCAGATATTTTTGGCGTTGTTTTCTGTAAGACGAAAATGGATACGCAAGATGTTGCCGAACGCTTAATTAAAGATGGTTACAATGCTGATGCCTTACACGGAGATTTATCTCAACAACAACGTGATAAGGTAATGCAACGTTTCCGCGACCGTAACATGCAGCTATTAATTGCTACCGATGTTGCTGCTCGTGGTATCGACGTTAACAACGTAACTCACGTAGTTAACTACGCCTTGCCTGATGAAATTGAAAGTTACACCCACCGCTCTGGCCGTACTGGTCGTGCGGGTAAAACTGGTGTTTCTATCTGTATCATCAACGCTAAAGAAACTGGCAAAATACGCCAGATTGAAAGAATTATTGGCAAGCAATTTACAAAGGCAGAATTACCTACAGGATTTGATGTTTGCGAAAAACAATTGTTCGGCTTAATTCATCGTGTACACAACGTAGAGGTTAACGAAGAGCAGATAAACAAATACATGTCGAGAATTAACGACGAATTTGCTGATTTAAGCAAAGAAGACGTTATCAAAAAATTTGCTTCGCTAGAGTTTAACCGTTTCTTAGAGTATTATCAAAATGCACCAGACCTTAACTTAAGCGCCGACGATCGTTTTGATAGAGGTGAGCGTGGAGAACGTGGAGAGCGTGGCGACAGAAGAGAACGTGGAGAGCGTGGAGAACGTGGTGGTAGAGGTGCCGAAGCTGGTTATGCTCGTTTGTTTATCAACGTTGGTTCGGTAGATGATTTTACCAGAGGCGATTTATTGAGCTTTGTTTGTAACCATGGTCGCATTAGTGGCAAAGCAGTTGGCAAAATAGACTTGAAAGGTGTTTTTTCTTTCGTTGAAGTTGAAAGCGCAACCGCTGAAACCTTAATGGCTAACTTTAAAGACGTACAATATAACGGCAGAGAGGTTAGAATTGAAGTAAGTGGCGATGCTCCTCGTAGCAGTCGTGGCGGAGACCGTGGAGACCGCGGTGGTCGTGGCGGATTTGGTGGAGAGAGAAGAGGCGGTGGCGAGCGTCGTGGTGGTTACGGTGGCGACAGAAGAGGCGGCGAGCGTTCTGGTAGCGGAAGAAGAGATAGAGGAGAACGTAGCGAACGTTCTGGCGGCGGAAACAGCGAGGGCGGTTTCAGAGATTTCTCTGGCCGTAGCCGAGAAGAAAGAAGCGCAGGTAGCGGAAGACGTGAAGGCGGAGAGCGTTCTAGACGTAGGTCTTAG
- a CDS encoding ABC transporter ATP-binding protein, producing the protein MSKVTGDAFNFSLLKRVMAYVKPYRATFVWSVLLTLLLAAIAPVRPMLVGFTLDQHILKGNYTGLVNITILMLVLLVFQTAFQYAHTLLTNKLGQSAIKDLRINVFNHITKLRLKFFDKTPIGQLITRTVSDLETIADIFSEGLIAMIGDLLQVIVITSIMFYMDWKLTLAVLVPMPLLIIATRIFQKAIKVAFQEVRVEVANLNTFLQEHISGIAIIQYFAREEQEYKKFEKINVRYRDANIRSNWYYSIFFPVVELISAMSLGLLIWYGSKTILNNPTIEPGIITTFIMFINMLFRPIRELADKFNTLQMGMVGAERVFKVLDTQEQTEDIGTLAPQKLTGNISFKHVWFSYDQDQEAAPKYVLKDISFEVASGQTVALVGATGAGKSSTINILNRFYEIQKGSIAIDGVAIKDYQLAYLRKNIATVLQDVFLFSDTIFNNITLNNPEISFDEVVDAAKKVGAHGFIERLPGGYHYNVMERGATLSAGQAQLISFIRALVYKPAILVLDEATSSVDTETELIIQNAIDKLMEDRTSIVIAHRLSTIQKADLIIVLDKGEIKEKGTHQQLLKLDGYYKRLYDLQFSSVGIAK; encoded by the coding sequence ATGTCAAAAGTAACAGGAGACGCATTTAATTTTAGCTTACTGAAACGGGTAATGGCCTATGTGAAGCCCTATCGAGCTACCTTTGTGTGGTCTGTCTTGTTAACTCTTCTGTTGGCGGCTATTGCTCCAGTTCGCCCCATGTTGGTTGGTTTTACACTAGATCAGCATATTTTAAAAGGCAATTATACCGGCTTGGTCAATATTACTATCTTGATGTTGGTGTTGTTGGTTTTCCAAACAGCTTTCCAATATGCACACACTTTACTTACCAATAAATTAGGTCAATCGGCCATTAAAGATTTGCGGATCAATGTATTTAATCATATTACCAAATTAAGGCTTAAATTTTTCGATAAAACACCTATTGGGCAACTCATTACTCGTACAGTTTCTGATTTGGAAACCATTGCCGATATCTTTTCTGAAGGTTTAATAGCCATGATTGGCGATTTGCTACAAGTAATTGTAATAACGAGCATTATGTTTTACATGGACTGGAAGCTTACCCTAGCAGTGCTCGTTCCCATGCCTTTGTTAATTATTGCAACCCGCATTTTCCAAAAGGCCATTAAAGTAGCTTTTCAAGAAGTAAGGGTCGAAGTTGCTAACTTAAATACTTTCTTGCAAGAGCATATCAGCGGTATTGCCATTATACAATATTTTGCGAGAGAAGAACAAGAGTACAAAAAATTCGAAAAAATCAATGTTCGCTATCGCGATGCCAACATTCGTTCTAATTGGTATTATTCAATTTTCTTTCCTGTAGTAGAACTGATTTCGGCCATGTCTCTAGGCTTGTTGATTTGGTATGGATCTAAAACCATCCTTAACAACCCTACCATAGAGCCAGGTATCATTACTACTTTCATCATGTTTATTAACATGTTGTTTAGGCCTATTCGCGAGCTGGCAGATAAATTTAATACCCTACAAATGGGAATGGTTGGTGCCGAGCGTGTGTTTAAGGTGCTAGATACACAAGAGCAAACAGAAGATATAGGCACCTTGGCGCCACAAAAACTGACAGGAAATATTTCTTTTAAGCATGTTTGGTTTAGTTACGACCAAGACCAAGAAGCAGCGCCAAAATATGTGCTGAAAGATATTTCATTTGAAGTTGCCTCGGGCCAAACCGTTGCTTTGGTTGGCGCTACAGGAGCTGGAAAATCATCAACCATCAATATACTTAATCGCTTTTACGAAATCCAAAAGGGGAGCATTGCTATAGATGGTGTTGCTATAAAAGACTACCAACTGGCGTATTTGCGTAAAAATATAGCCACCGTTTTACAAGATGTTTTCCTTTTTTCGGATACTATTTTTAATAACATTACCTTAAATAATCCTGAGATAAGTTTTGATGAAGTAGTAGATGCCGCAAAAAAAGTAGGTGCACATGGTTTTATTGAGCGTTTGCCGGGCGGCTATCATTACAACGTAATGGAACGTGGGGCTACACTTTCGGCAGGGCAAGCACAGCTGATTTCTTTCATTAGGGCTTTGGTTTATAAGCCAGCTATCTTGGTTTTAGATGAAGCTACCTCATCTGTAGATACTGAAACCGAGCTGATCATCCAAAATGCTATTGATAAATTGATGGAAGATAGAACTTCTATTGTAATTGCCCACCGTTTATCTACCATACAAAAAGCAGATCTAATTATTGTTTTAGATAAAGGCGAAATTAAAGAGAAAGGAACGCACCAGCAATTGTTAAAACTAGATGGCTATTACAAACGTTTGTACGATCTGCAATTTTCTTCTGTAGGCATTGCGAAATAG
- a CDS encoding NAD(P)H-dependent glycerol-3-phosphate dehydrogenase: MSLPKIAMIGGGSWATAIIKMLSDNERDKEIFWWMRNEEAIAHIRNYKHNPSYLSAVEIKLKSENVSSDIAQVISEADCVILNVPAAFLKDTLKDITPAQLKGKKVISAIKGIVPEDNLIIGDFLHEKYELPYEDILVISGPCHAEEVALEKLSYLTIACTDVNVAATFAGYLNTRYIKTNISDDIFGTEYAAVLKNIYAVASGICHAVGYGDNFQAVLISNAIREIERFVGVVHPIARDIKESAYLGDLMVTAYSQFSRNRTFGNMIGKGYTVKSAQLEMNMIAEGYYAANSMHLINEKYKVDMPISEAVYQILYERKSPHVEMKLLTDKLS; encoded by the coding sequence ATGAGTTTACCTAAAATAGCCATGATTGGTGGTGGAAGTTGGGCAACCGCCATCATCAAAATGCTTTCCGATAACGAAAGAGATAAAGAAATTTTTTGGTGGATGCGGAATGAAGAAGCTATTGCTCATATCAGAAATTACAAACACAATCCGAGTTATTTAAGTGCGGTTGAGATAAAACTAAAATCAGAAAATGTTTCTTCAGACATTGCTCAGGTCATTTCCGAAGCCGACTGCGTGATACTGAACGTGCCAGCTGCATTTCTGAAAGATACGCTTAAAGATATTACGCCAGCACAATTAAAAGGCAAAAAGGTAATTTCGGCAATTAAAGGAATTGTACCAGAAGACAATTTGATTATTGGCGATTTTTTACATGAGAAATACGAATTGCCTTATGAAGATATTTTGGTAATTAGCGGGCCTTGCCACGCAGAAGAAGTGGCTTTAGAGAAGCTTTCTTATCTAACCATTGCCTGTACGGATGTAAATGTAGCAGCTACATTTGCTGGATATTTGAATACTCGATACATCAAAACTAATATTTCTGATGATATTTTTGGCACCGAGTATGCTGCGGTATTGAAAAACATTTATGCGGTGGCTAGTGGAATTTGCCATGCCGTTGGCTATGGCGATAATTTTCAGGCTGTACTCATTTCAAATGCCATCCGCGAAATTGAAAGGTTTGTTGGTGTAGTACATCCAATAGCAAGAGATATTAAAGAATCTGCCTATCTGGGCGATTTAATGGTTACCGCCTATTCGCAATTTAGCAGAAATAGAACTTTCGGTAACATGATAGGAAAGGGCTATACTGTAAAATCTGCACAGTTAGAAATGAATATGATTGCCGAAGGTTACTATGCAGCAAACTCTATGCACCTAATTAATGAGAAATACAAGGTAGATATGCCAATTAGCGAGGCCGTTTACCAAATCTTATACGAAAGGAAATCTCCTCATGTAGAGATGAAATTGCTAACTGATAAGTTGAGCTAA
- a CDS encoding DUF4861 family protein: MRFLFLILALSSTLSYAQQPLVTVTVENPSHLPRKNEIVEISWRKILARYPKIDTANFKVLNAATNAEIPYQLEMHGHPIHQLLLQVSLAPKEVITLNVVAGKPKAITPKTYARYVPERKDDFAWENDKVAFRLYGKALEGTADDAQGLDIWAKRTEKLIVNKWYKSGDYHTDHGDGLDYYSVGMTLGAGDIAPFANGKIIYPKHYRKYEVLDNGPLRSSFMLDFDAVDVAGEMIKLRKKYTLDAGSRLNKVEIILLDSDNQQQKMAIGLVTVKQPNGNKYMNAKEGISYYWQKTDPKNGTIGVAALTSKSFEQVFESEGQILNLLTLASQKPIVYYNGGVWDKQGEIKTEQEWLAYLRDFKQKLAKPLKVKVK, translated from the coding sequence ATGAGGTTTTTATTCTTGATTTTAGCACTTAGCTCAACATTATCTTACGCACAGCAACCTTTAGTAACGGTAACCGTAGAAAATCCTTCGCATTTACCTCGAAAAAATGAGATAGTAGAAATTTCGTGGCGTAAAATACTAGCTCGTTATCCTAAAATAGATACCGCAAATTTTAAAGTGCTTAATGCGGCTACCAATGCCGAAATTCCTTACCAATTAGAAATGCATGGGCATCCTATACATCAGTTGTTGTTGCAGGTAAGCTTGGCACCAAAAGAAGTTATTACGTTAAATGTGGTAGCAGGCAAGCCTAAGGCAATAACGCCTAAAACTTATGCCCGTTACGTACCAGAACGTAAAGACGATTTTGCTTGGGAAAACGATAAAGTGGCATTTAGACTGTACGGAAAGGCATTAGAAGGCACAGCCGATGATGCACAAGGATTGGATATTTGGGCTAAACGTACCGAAAAGTTGATTGTAAATAAATGGTATAAAAGTGGCGATTACCATACCGACCATGGAGATGGCTTAGATTATTACTCGGTTGGGATGACTTTAGGCGCTGGAGATATTGCCCCTTTCGCCAATGGCAAAATTATTTATCCAAAACACTATAGAAAGTATGAGGTACTTGATAACGGGCCGTTAAGAAGTAGTTTTATGCTTGATTTTGATGCGGTTGACGTGGCCGGAGAAATGATAAAACTGCGTAAAAAATACACTTTAGATGCCGGTAGTAGACTTAACAAGGTGGAAATCATTTTGTTGGATAGCGATAATCAGCAACAAAAAATGGCTATTGGCTTAGTAACTGTTAAACAGCCTAATGGCAATAAATATATGAATGCAAAGGAAGGTATTAGCTATTATTGGCAAAAAACCGATCCAAAAAATGGAACTATTGGTGTTGCTGCATTAACTTCAAAATCTTTTGAGCAAGTTTTCGAAAGTGAAGGACAAATTTTAAATCTGCTTACCTTGGCTAGCCAAAAACCAATTGTTTACTATAACGGCGGCGTGTGGGATAAACAGGGCGAAATTAAAACCGAACAAGAATGGTTAGCTTATTTGCGAGACTTTAAGCAAAAGTTGGCTAAACCTTTAAAGGTTAAAGTAAAATAG
- the dctA gene encoding C4-dicarboxylate transporter DctA, producing the protein MKKIVSNLTFQVLFAISLGVLVGVFYPGFAPHAELISKSFINMISMLIAPIIFFTIVLGIAHMGDMKKVGIVGGKALLYFEIVTTVAIAIGLLVANVLKPGVGVKVPEGDVAKIAQYTSQAGSINWLEFIAHIFPRNIFEAFSKGEILQILVFAILFGYGLSKMGSTGQSLLVTFDKIAKVLFNMMKVIMRLAPLGAFGGMAYSVGKFGLHTLLPMAKLMGAVYITCFLFIFVILNAICRYYKFSLWKYLKYIRQEILIVLGTSSSESVLPSMMKKMEDIGCEKSVVGLVIPTGYSFNLDGTAIYLAMAVIFLTQVFGINLTLGEQVTVMLVLMVTSKGAAGVTGSGFIVLASTLTALKIMPVEHIAILLGVDRFMSEARAITNMIGNGIAAIVIAKSENEFDEEKYLLAVSPASIESAEEENLLDQ; encoded by the coding sequence ATGAAGAAAATAGTTTCCAACCTTACTTTTCAAGTGCTTTTTGCCATCTCGCTAGGAGTTTTAGTAGGTGTGTTTTACCCGGGGTTTGCTCCTCATGCCGAGCTCATTAGCAAGAGTTTTATCAATATGATTAGTATGCTAATTGCACCAATTATTTTCTTTACCATTGTTTTGGGCATTGCCCACATGGGCGATATGAAAAAGGTAGGTATTGTTGGCGGAAAGGCATTGCTTTACTTCGAAATTGTAACTACCGTGGCTATTGCTATTGGATTGTTGGTTGCCAATGTGTTAAAGCCTGGCGTAGGTGTAAAAGTGCCAGAAGGCGATGTAGCTAAGATAGCACAGTATACATCACAGGCGGGTTCTATCAATTGGTTAGAGTTTATTGCGCATATTTTTCCTAGAAATATTTTCGAGGCTTTTTCTAAGGGCGAGATTTTACAGATTCTGGTTTTTGCAATTTTGTTTGGTTACGGTTTAAGTAAAATGGGCTCAACTGGGCAATCGCTATTGGTTACTTTTGATAAAATTGCCAAAGTGCTGTTTAACATGATGAAAGTAATCATGCGCTTGGCCCCGCTTGGTGCTTTCGGTGGTATGGCTTACAGCGTTGGTAAGTTTGGTTTGCACACGCTCTTGCCAATGGCCAAATTAATGGGTGCTGTGTACATCACTTGTTTTCTCTTCATTTTTGTAATTTTAAATGCCATTTGTCGCTATTACAAATTTAGTTTGTGGAAGTACCTAAAGTACATTCGCCAAGAAATTTTAATTGTGTTGGGTACCTCATCTTCAGAGTCGGTATTGCCAAGTATGATGAAAAAGATGGAAGATATTGGCTGCGAAAAATCGGTAGTGGGCTTGGTTATCCCAACAGGATATTCTTTTAACCTAGATGGTACGGCCATTTATTTGGCTATGGCTGTGATCTTTTTAACACAGGTTTTCGGTATAAATTTAACACTTGGAGAACAAGTTACCGTAATGCTAGTTTTAATGGTAACCAGCAAAGGCGCTGCGGGCGTAACCGGCAGCGGTTTTATTGTGTTGGCAAGTACATTAACTGCTTTAAAGATTATGCCTGTAGAACATATTGCCATTTTACTAGGAGTAGACAGATTTATGAGTGAAGCTAGGGCAATTACCAACATGATAGGCAATGGTATTGCCGCTATTGTAATTGCCAAGAGCGAAAACGAATTTGATGAAGAGAAATATCTGCTAGCCGTTAGCCCCGCCTCAATAGAAAGCGCCGAGGAAGAAAACTTACTAGACCAATAA
- the truA gene encoding tRNA pseudouridine(38-40) synthase TruA has product METKRYFVELSYNGTDFHGWQTQPNGITVQECLDKALSTYFRQEIISLGCGRTDAGVHATQFYAHFDLVAVSEQQLVKAVAGINAMLPYSIAIASIFEVAPDAHARFDATAREYKYYLHFKKNPFKLESSWLYKGTLDMQKMNEAAQILLKHRDFSCFSKSNTQTFTNNCKISSAKFETQGESLVFTIKADRFLRNMVRAIMGTLVMVGKGDIEVGAVEEIILSKNRSKAGQSVPACGLYLVAVEYPYIKMRK; this is encoded by the coding sequence TTGGAAACAAAGCGATATTTTGTTGAACTAAGCTATAACGGCACCGATTTTCATGGTTGGCAAACCCAGCCCAATGGCATTACTGTGCAAGAATGTTTAGATAAAGCATTAAGTACTTATTTTAGGCAAGAAATAATATCTTTAGGTTGCGGTAGAACTGATGCTGGTGTACACGCCACCCAGTTTTATGCTCATTTTGATTTGGTAGCGGTAAGCGAACAACAGCTTGTAAAAGCAGTAGCTGGAATAAATGCGATGTTGCCTTACAGCATTGCAATAGCTTCCATTTTTGAAGTAGCACCAGACGCACACGCTCGTTTTGATGCCACCGCTAGGGAATATAAATATTACCTGCATTTTAAAAAAAATCCTTTTAAACTAGAAAGCTCTTGGTTATATAAAGGAACTTTAGATATGCAAAAAATGAATGAAGCTGCGCAAATTTTATTAAAGCATAGAGATTTTTCTTGCTTCAGTAAATCTAACACGCAAACTTTTACCAACAATTGTAAAATCAGCTCTGCTAAATTCGAAACGCAAGGCGAAAGCTTAGTTTTTACTATTAAAGCCGACAGGTTTTTGCGAAACATGGTGCGGGCAATTATGGGCACTTTGGTAATGGTGGGCAAAGGCGATATTGAGGTAGGTGCTGTAGAAGAAATTATTTTAAGCAAAAATAGAAGTAAAGCCGGACAATCGGTACCGGCCTGCGGGCTATATTTGGTAGCGGTAGAATATCCGTATATTAAAATGAGAAAATGA